A region from the Musa acuminata AAA Group cultivar baxijiao chromosome BXJ1-10, Cavendish_Baxijiao_AAA, whole genome shotgun sequence genome encodes:
- the LOC135595053 gene encoding plant cysteine oxidase 2-like, which produces MPSAVQRLLDTCREVFADGGAGIVPSPEDVDRIMSILDGIDASDVGLTPDMSYFRRGASRGTPVITYLPIRELEEFSMVIFCLPPSGVIPLHDHPGMTVFTKLLFGSMHIKSYDWVNVPQNLAELVNPLQPTSLPPGLRLAKVKTDAIFTAPCRTSVLYPEDGGNLHCFRARTCCAVLDVLGPPYSGAR; this is translated from the exons ATGCCGTCGGCGGTGCAGAGGCTGTTGGATACGTGCAGAGAGGTGTTTGCCGACGGAGGTGCCGGGATCGTGCCCTCGCCGGAGGATGTTGATCGTATTATGTCCATTTTGG ATGGTATAGATGCCTCGGATGTTGGTCTTACTCCGGATATGTCGTACTTCCGACGTGGTGCATCCAGAGGAACGCCGGTGATTACGTACCTGCCCATCCGCGAGCTCGAGGAGTTCTCG ATGGTCATCTTCTGTTTGCCTCCGTCGGGTGTGATCCCACTCCACGACCATCCAGGCATGACGGTATTCACCAAGCTTCTCTTCGGCTCCATGCACATAAAATCCTATGACTGGGTCAATGTGCCTCAGAACTTGGCCGAGCTGGTCAACCCTTTACAAC CAACCTCGTTACCCCCTGGATTGCGCTTGGCGAAAGTGAAGACGGATGCCATCTTTACTGCGCCTTGTAGGACCTCCGTGCTTTATCCGGAAGACGGAGGCAACCTGCACTGTTTCAGAGCAAGAACATGTTGTGCAGTGCTGGACGTGCTGGGACCGCCTTATTCCGGCGCTCGATGA